A stretch of DNA from Acomys russatus chromosome 4, mAcoRus1.1, whole genome shotgun sequence:
AGGGTGGAGGGAGGCCATGCTAGTGCAGGGTGGAGAGAGGCCATGCTGGTGCATGGTGGGAGGCCATGCTGGTGCAGGGTGGAGGGAGGCCATGCTGGTGCAGGGTGGAGGGAGGCCATGTTGGTGCAGGGTGGTGGGAGGCCATGCTGGTGCAGGGTGGAGGGAAGCCATGCTGGTGCAGGGTGGAGGGAGGCCATGCTGgtgcagggtgggagggaggccaTGCTGgtgcagggtgggagggaggctaTGCTGGTGCAGGGTGGAAGGAGGCCATGCTGGTGCAAGGTGGAGGGAGGCCATGCTGGTGCAGGGTGAGAGGCCATGCTGGTGCAGGGTGGAGGGAGGCCATGCTGGTACAGGGTGGAGGGAGGCCATGCTGGTGCAGGGTGGAGGGAGGCCATGCTAGTGCAGGGTGGAGGGAAGCCATGCTGGTGCAGGGTGGAGGGAGGCCATGTTGGTGCAGGGTAGAGGGAGGCCATGCTGGTGCATGGTGGAGGGACGCCATGCTGGTGCAGGGTGGAGGGAGGCCATGTTGGTGCATGGTAGAGGGAGGCCATGCTGGTGCAGGGTGTAAGGTGGGGCTAGCTGGAGTGAAATAAGTCAGCACATTTTCTCATCCAATCTTAAAGCCAGAAGACCTCTTGGGGATATTCAGCTTTTGAGCTGGCCTAAAGACTCACTGGCAGTATGGATCACCTAATATGAAGGACCCATGAAGTTGGGCCCCTGCCCAGAATCACAGGGCTATTAGTGGCCCTCAAGGCCCACACAGTACTCACCGCAGCCTTGATAGTTGCAAACTCCACTATGGCGTTGCCTGCCTTCTTTCTGGACAGCACCAGGTTGAGAACCTCCCCATACTGTGGGGACAAGAGAGCCAGAATATGACTGAACATGCAGTGTGGCCCATTATGCTACAGTCCAGCCTTGGAATAAGCTATTTCTAGGGATGCAGAGGAGCAAGACTGGAGAGGAAATgaagttgttttcatttcctcaggTACAGAGGACAGCAAAGGTGAGATGGGCAGAGCACGGGGACCTAGGCTAGCACACGGCACAGCTGTCTCAACTTCTGAAAGCAGGAAAACAGAGGGAGCTTTCATGCTAGGCAGCCACCTCGGCACACCCAGCTAAACCCTGTGCTTCAAGGAAAGGGCTAGGCttaggcagggagggagagctggccAGAAGGGCGCACAGTAACTCTAATGAAGGGTGCCCTGGCCTAGGGGAGTCTCTAGGCTGATTGTGGTTATGACACAGACAAGAAAAGATGAAGTTCAGGGCCACTGTGGCAGATGCCAGCGGAGCGTACCTTTTGTAAGAGCCTGAGGAGGACATCTCTGGAGTAGCCACCTTGGGACTCATCCTCCTTCGTACACTTCCACTTTAGCTACAAAGACGACAACAGCAGCATCACCTACACTGCCCTGCACAAGTGAGCCTGCCCCTCTGAGAGGAAACTCTGCTGCTCGCCACCCAAACCATGCTTCCTGTGGAAATTTGTGGGGCATGTAGGCTGGGCGACTGGAGAAAACAGGCAGGGAGCTAGAGTGAGGTCAGAGACGTGTCCAAACCCCAAAAATCTCAACTTGAGACCAAAAATCCCTCCCTGAGACCTGCAGGAGCCCATGTTTCTGTGCCTAATGCCCCAGGGCACGTAGcctggtgaccccccccccccgacaaccCCACAATTCTCAAGGTAGTCACAGGTAGTCACTGGCCTGGCATCTGGATGCAAATAAAGCATCACCAGCATCTCAGCCCCAACTAATGACATGCACCCACCCTGGaaatcccttcccactccccaaggCTTATATATATAGTTCTTGTCCACCTTGAATAAACAGGCATTAGTGATTTCCCTAAATGACATCTAAGAAGTTGCTGTTTCATTGGGACAGCTCTGAGCTGGGAAAAGCTTAACACCAAAATCTCGAaggcctcccccacccctcccagcaaACCCCATGTGTTCTGGGCTCTGCTTCATCCTTCTCCGCTCAGTGTCTGGCAGTGCCTGGACACCCCAAGGGACAGAGCAGAACGTGGAACCACAGAAACTGAGCGGGAGGCAGCCTGATCAGTCTTAGTGACAACGTGGCACTATTAGAACATGTTTCAAAGGGCTTTTGAGGATGCCTTGCCCACACCTGCCAATGTTACAGCCACTTGGTGAGGCAAGCTCTGAAAGACTGTCCTAAGGTCCAGGCCCAGGATGACTGAAGAATGTAACAGTTGCCCACAGAAAAGCACCTGTTCTCACTGAGAGCTGCTGTGCTGTGATCTCAGATCCTACAGACTCACCTTTAGTTTGGGGGTTCCTTTGCCTTCaatattttctgttcttcctAAAAATATTGGTGGGGGGGGAGTAAAATTTCAGAGTCCAAGGTCTCCCACCGGAGAGGTGGCACCAAGCCAGAGGACTGACATAAAAGGCTCCTCGTGTCCAAGGGAAATGCCTGTCCTTTCCTGGTGAAAGGTCTTGAGGGGAAGCTAGACACAATCCCACCCCATTCTTGGATAGCTGGCTCAGCCACTTCCTGAAGGCCACCTGTTAGCTCTCCCAATTGAAAAGCTGGGAACACATCCTAGGGGCCAGAGGCAGATACAGACCCCTCAGTTCCACTAAGGCCAGGTACCCCAAGGCCTTTCCCTCAAGATGTGCTCTGGGATTGAGACCTGTAAGAAGCACATAAGGCTCCTACAAACTAGTGTGTGTCACCGGAGGACGCTGTGGAACAACATGGGGTATCCACAGGGTTCtagcggggggttggggggccctccacaggcactgcaggaagcagccagcacaagcactcaggagacaggggaccctccacagacactgcaggAAGTAGCCAGcacaagcactcaggagacaggaggccctccacaggcactgcaggaagcagccagggcgagcactgaggagacagggttccctccacaggcactgcaggaagcagccagggcgagcactcaggagacagggccctccacaggcactgcaggaagcagccagcacaagcactcaggagacagggtgCAGTCTCAcctctcagcctctgctctcGGTCCTGGCGGATCTGCTCCTGGACCAACCTTTGCTGCTCCTCCAACTGACGGGAACCCTCTTCTCGAAGGCGCGCAATCTGCAGAGCGGGAAGCGGAGGGTGACAATTCTGTGCAGATCCAATTCCAGGTTGGCCCACCTCGTAAAGGTCCCTGGGAGGTTCCACCTGCAAGCTAGGGCCCAGCAACCTGTGGGTGGGACAAATCACCCAGCTCCcacagaagacaaacagagcaaGCTCTCCCCACACAATAGCTACTCAGGCACCTCACCCTCCAGCAGTGGTGACCCTCAGCCCAGGGTCTGGGTGCTCACCTCCTGTTCTAGGGTTGTGGTGCTCCGgctctcctcatcttcctcactcccctgggcctgggcctgggcctgccgCTCCCGGGCCTCCAGGTCTAGGCACAAGGGTTGAGTGGTCCAGTGTCTAAGTTGTAGGTCTATTACAGCCTCAGACCACCCCAGCTCGGGCTGTCCCCCACCACCTCAGACAGGATGGGCACCATAGAGCAACCCAGCCATCTCTTGCAGTTACTTTCCACTGCAAAGGGGCACACACAGAAGAGACATGGGCTCCAGCCAAGCAGCCACGGGTCTGCAAGAGTTAAAACGGCTCACACTGACCAAGCAGGTTCTCTCCATGAAGTGAACAGAGAACAGGTGGGTGCTGGGTCAGCAGCCTAGGGCCTTGTGTCAAAGATGCCTGTGGGTGGAGCAGCTTGCCTCTGTTGCTGTGGTTTGGCATCACATCCTGACCTGGCCCAGTCTCAGCTTTGATTCATTTCCCATCACAGAACTCAAGTTCTCActgtgtcccttcctccctctcctctggcAAGCTTCACCGTGGCCTGAGTTCCCGTGGCCTCTCCTCAGACAGGCCGGCTGCTGCTGGTGTACTCCCACATCCCAAGGCCTGTGCCAGGACAACTGTTGTAACAAACCCTTCTCTCAGGCTTAGGACTCACTTTCCTCTCTGCCTACCTGACTTACCCAGAACgtgcccccttctgcctcccatcCCTGCCTTGACCTAAGCAAGCATTCTCCCACTAAGCAGGCCCTAGCCCATCTGTTTGTTTGGTAAATTCATTAAACATGACCGAGGTGGGGCCGGTGAGAGGACCCAGCACAAATCCGCTAGCtgccaagcatgatgacctgagttcagctccagaacccacacagtggaaggagagaactggttcttgcaagttgttttctgacacCTATGAGTGCTCggtggcatgcacatgcacacccacacactaaataaataaatgtaacacacATCTGTAGATGCTGGACTATATTCTGCTCCCTGTATCTCTGAGGAAGCCTCTCAGAATGCAGACTTAGTAGGAAGGGGCTGGAGTAAGTAGGAAAAGCCAGCCTCTGCCAGAGGTAAGGACTCTGTGTGAGTTCCCACTCCGGCAAGCTTCTAGCTGTATTTATTGttacttttatgtgttttgtctgcatgcgctacctgcatgcctgggacctgcagaagtcagaagggaGTATCAGCTCCCTAGAACTGGAGCGCCAGATGACTGGgcgctgccacgtgggtgctgggagctgagctcaggtcctctgcctgagcaacaagtgctttaacCCCAGAGCCGCAGCTCCAGCCCGAAGAGTCTTAACTTTAGTAGTAAATCAGTAGCTATGTCATTCCTGAGAGAGCCTTTAGGGCCCCGCCTCTCCACACAGTTCTGCCAGGAAAGCTCTACAAAGGCTCTaaggagaaagcagagggagaCTAAGAGCGAAGGCCGAGGGAAGCCAGAGGCCGGCCAGCCTGGTGAGGTCACCTACCAAGcttcactttcttccttttctcatcgAGCCTCTGGgtcctctctgctgcctgcttcttGGCTTTCCTCACCTTATCATAAGCAGCctggaaaaacccaaaacagcagAGTCAGCCAGAGGAGATCTGGCATCTTCCTGGCCCCTGCCCCCAACCCAGAACCAtcaggatccctggagcttggcCAACAAGTAGGTACCACAGGGCAAAGGGTCGAAGTCCTCACATCCCAGTGCTAGCTAAGCCTGCCCAGTCAGCTTCTGAAATGCATGAGATTAGGTTTTTCTAGACAGCAGCAATCTCTAGTCCCTGGGGACAATTCAGATAAAGGAGGTGGGACTTACCCTGGCTGCAGCATCAGTCAGTACCCTCCAAGGCCTGGGAAAGCTGGTGGAAGAGTTCAGCTACACACAaggacaaacaaataaaaaataacaagagaaaagaaatgaagctggatgtgatactttttttttaaaaagatttatttattattatgtatacagtggtctgcctgcatgtataccggcatgccagaagagggcatcagaccacattatagatggtttgtgaaccaccatgtggttgctgggaattgaactcaggacctctggaagagcaggtggcgctcttaaccactgagccatctctccagcccagatgtgacactcttgtgctttctcagcaGAACCCTTCAAAGAAGCCAACAGTGAATAGTAAGTACACTCACAACCAACTGGATACCCCTGACATGTGAAGCCAAGCCCTACGCTGCTCACAGCAGCCACATGCATCCACAcccacagcacagacacacagagctgaGGTCAGGTGAGCAGGTCTCGAGAGTCTCACCTGCTCTGGGGTTATCTGGGTTTTTGTCTGGGTGACAGGAGAGCGCTTTTTGCCTGTATGCCTTCTTCACCTAGAAGAGTCAGAGTACAAATCAGTCACCCTCCCTGAGGGACAACAGGAAAGCCCATGCCACCTAACAGAGACTCTAGCTCCCTTTTCACAGCCACCATGGCACTGTAATAAAGGCGAAGGCCATGGAGGGAGCTGGCCACTGACGTCCAGCAGGGAGGTAGGGCCTGCTTCTAGCAGAGCCCAGTCTCATCACTTGGTCCTGGTGTCAGTACAGCCACTTGCAAACAGCTACTAGATACACTCCTGGTGGCCATGGAAACTGCAGCCACCTTTCTGAAGGAAACCTTAGCTGCTAAAGCTTCATTATTACACACTTAcgtgtttttaatttatcttgtGTTCTTGTGCCATGTGGGAGTCAGGATAGGAGGTAGAGTTGGTTCTTTATTCCACCACATGGATTCCAGACATGACACTCAGGTGGTCTGGTGAGGTGATCTTatcaattacattttaaaatgtattttcccagccaggcctggtggtgcacacctgtaatcccagcactcagggaggcagaggcaggtggatcaatgtgagtttgaggccagcctggtctacatagtgagtccaggatagccaaggctacacagagaaatcctgtcttggaaaacaaatgaacaaaaaacaaaactacacacacacacacacacacacacacacacacacacacacacactttccctttGATCCAGCCTACAAATTTGAACGAGAGAAATgacaaaataagtatataaagaTGCTCAATGCAACAACAGTAAGTGGAACTAGCAAAATTTCTATCACCAGAAGACCCATTAAAAATATGacaatggccaggtgtggtggcacacgcctttaatcccagcactcgggaggcagaggcaggtgtatcctgtgagttcgaggccagcctggtctacagagtgagtctaggacatccaaggctacacagagaaactctgtttccaaaaaccaaacctaacAACCAAAACTATGGCAATGGCTtggtgtggtggtccatgcctgcaaACTCTGCtctgcagaggcagaagctggggtcaagagttcaaggttgtCCTGGCTGTACAGTAAGTtacagagccagcctgggctacatcagaccctatctcaaatcaaatcaaaacaaacaacataaccactacaggggctggagagatggctcagcgggtaagggcacttgctgtcaggtctgacaacctgagtttgatgcctggaaCGCTAAAGTGAAAGACGAGAGCCAACTCCCACAGCTTGTCCTCCAAACGTCACAAgcacaccatggcacatatgcatatgcactcctacacacaacatacacacacactcaataaataaatatcatttttagttcatttttatttttggggacaaggtctctctacatagctctggctgtcctggacttactatgtagaccagactgtcctggaactcacagagatctgcctgcctctgcctctgcctccttcctgagtgctgagattaaaggtgagtgtgtgtgtgtgtgtctgtctgtctgtctgtgtatttttttccaacatagagtttctctgtgttagccttggctgtcctggactcactctgtagaccaggctggcctcaaactcacagagatctgcctgcctctgcctccccaaattaaaggtgtacgctgccacacccagcttggcggggggtggtggtggtggtggtggtggtttaacatttaaaagcaaataaatcaaACAGGTACAGACACCTGGTCAGGCACACCGTTgcttctttctcagcacattagAGGAGTTCTGAGAAAGTGATGAGGAGTGACATTCAGGCCTGGAATCCAAgaagttgggaggctgaggcagattgGTAGTTCATGTTGAGACAAGACTGGGGTACATGTTGAGTTCTGAgacccccgtctcaaaaaaaatctacttttggatggatggatagctAGCTAGAGACAGGCAGCTAGAGCAAGGATCACAGGTATGCACAGAAAGGACGGCTGCGTTTTTTCTAAGAGTGGCCTGATATGACATAGAACCAGGCTACCtgaacttactgtgtagtccaggctgaccttaactgctccctgctcctgcctcggcctcctaagCGCTGCAATCACATACATTCACCACCAGGCCAACCTCTAGCATTTCTTATATTAGCAAAAACGAAAAAGcaaggcctggagaaatggctcagaggctaagagcagttgctgctcttgcaattaactgggttcgattcccagccccacatggttgctcacaaccacttataactcTTTTGGCCTtttcaggcactgcatgcatatcgTGCACAGACACGCAtacaggtaaaataaaataagtaaagc
This window harbors:
- the Dnajc17 gene encoding LOW QUALITY PROTEIN: dnaJ homolog subfamily C member 17 (The sequence of the model RefSeq protein was modified relative to this genomic sequence to represent the inferred CDS: deleted 1 base in 1 codon) — translated: MAVAKELLQMDLYALLGIEEKAADKEVKKAYRQKALSCHPDKNPDNPRAAELFHQLSQALEVLTDAAARAAYDKVRKAKKQAAERTQRLDEKRKKVKLDLEARERQAQAQAQGSEEDEESRSTTTLEQEIARLREEGSRQLEEQQRLVQEQIRQDREQRLRGRTENIEGKGTPKLKLKWKCTKEDESQGGYSRDVLLRLLQKYGEVLNLVLSRKKAGNAIVEFATIKAAELAVRNEVGLVDNPLRISWLEGQPQSTVDPSHPGLPTGSVLSERDYESLVMMRMRQAAERQQLIAQMQQEDEGQPT